A segment of the Populus nigra chromosome 12, ddPopNigr1.1, whole genome shotgun sequence genome:
TCTCTGGTATCCATTATTGTGTTCATGTACTTGGCATATCTTGCAAAGCAAGCTGCCAATTCTTAAAGCCATACATTGATTGCTTCAGTTTTTGCAGTCActtctttctaattttattcaaaagctCTGAAAGCCATACTCTTCGTTCATGGCCCAAGGCAGTCACTgtaatccttttgttttcaataatataCATGTATGATTAGATTAGTAGCTCGTGAAAGGGAAAAATGATCTAATCCCATAGGTAATATCAACGAAGCTCATATGttcaatatagaaaaaaagCTGAATCGTGACGTATTTAAGAATCATTTTCTAATGAATTATATAATGTCAGCCATTGGATTATAATAATAAGCATGATGAGTAGTGGAATAAAACAGAAGAATAGAAGAGAAGAACCTTGATGAGCCGACAGAGTCAAATCCCAGATGCAGTGCATGgagaaagtaaattgaaaatcaCGAAAAGTAGTTGACTTGCAGAGTAGCATTAAATTCTGAAGTATTTCCAGCTATACATCATGTTAATGACTCAACTCATCATAATCATCAGCAAATAACAATGCACAAACCACAAAGTACTCCACCACCTTGCCAGCTATAACTTATAAATACTATGAAGATGTTGTGTCAGTATTGGCTCATATGAAAGATTACATGCTGTCTCCTTCTCTATCTTCATTAAATAGATAACCAACCAAGCAAGCAAGCATGCAAATTCAAACTCAAAATGCTAGCTGCGCCTAGTTTGCTACCAAACTCACTACAAAGGAACCCCACCAAGATTTAATGCCATTTTTCACAATGGAAATCCTTTGTTGGCTCTTTCCAAACTCTCGTTTCTTTTCTCTGCTACTTACAGTACCTACCACCTCCCCAACTATCACCAGCCACGATCCTTTAATGCTCTCTCCCAGTTAAATACTTgcatatttctttttcattttgccttgctcatttcttcttcttctttctctagcGAAGTTAAAAAACATGGCAACAGCCGCTTCTTTCAATCAAACTTCGAAGACAGTTTGTGTAATGGATGCTTCTGGGCGTTTAGGTTCTTCCATTGTGCACAGGCTCTTACAGAGAGGTTACAGTGTCCATGCTGCTGTCCAAAACCATGGTttgtttgggttttgttttttgcctTAACTCTTATtctcttgtaattttttcttattatgaaTCATATCTTGCTTGGTATTCGTGATCGTCATATGCCTCCTAATGAGTTCCCCATAGAAACTTTAGATAGATATTTCCTGGCTCCTCTACCTTATTACTCTACAATCGAGCCAATCGtgtcttcattttttatatgattatagaGCTAGATTATTCGGTCCGCTTCCATCAACTTCAATTAATTCAAACCCTGATGGAATCATGTATTCCTCctaataattttacaaaaatcaaCTTGCTCAGTTTCAACTAGAATCGAATATATATTAGCCAAAAGGGAGACATTAATAttggagaaaaaaacaatattatcatTTACCCCGCAAAGAAATGGAGATTCTTCTCCTTACAGTGCTGGTCATACCAAAATATAACACCACTCGCCTGCTTTATGTATGTTTCCCAAGGCTAAGTGTGCTATAGTTATGTGAGTACTTGTTTTCAACGTTCATGGTAATTCGTACCAGTGTATGTagaatttgttttctagttttcacatattattattattattctcatgTATGGAATTTGTCTCTCGCGTTGTTTATTGGACAATTGGATTTGCAGGTAAATTATGGCAATCATTTGAAGGATTATCCTGCAACaacaagaaattgaaagttttccATTCCGACCCTTTTGATTACCACAGCATAATGGATGCCTTGAAGGGATGCTGTGGCTTGTTTTATTCCTTTGAGCCCCCCTCAGATCAACCCACCTATGATGTATGCCAACTCTACACTCTTCTTCTTATATTAGTGCATCAGCGAGCGTGCACATATgagattattcaaaaaaaaataataaataaataaaagagagagggaTAGAGAGATCAGAGCGATGTTATTGATACATAAAGCCCGGTTGATTGGTGCAGGAATTCATGGCTGATGTAGAGGTGAGGGCAGCACACAATGTATTGGAAGCATGTGCACAAACAAACACTATAGACAAAGTTGTCTTCACTTCCTCTGCAACAACTGTTCTATGGAATGACAGTCACAGAAAGGCACCTGATCTGGATGAGAGAAATTGGAGTGACCTGAATTTCTGCAGAAAGTTTAAGGTATTCAAGATCTTTTAAATTCTAAACGCTTACACTTCATCTCAATCGGTATTTGTAGCGTGTGGATGCATACGTTTATCGAAAGACTAGTCAATATTTCTATTTTACGGAGATGGAAGCACCACAAAAGggtgctgatttttttttcactttatctGATTTATTGTTTGCCCCTATGAATTTCATGCCAGTGCAAGTATAGGGCACAGAATAATCACATTAATCATAAATTTAGAAGATGATGTTGGCTGATTATTATTTTGTCAA
Coding sequences within it:
- the LOC133669502 gene encoding cinnamoyl-CoA reductase-like SNL6, whose translation is MATAASFNQTSKTVCVMDASGRLGSSIVHRLLQRGYSVHAAVQNHGKLWQSFEGLSCNNKKLKVFHSDPFDYHSIMDALKGCCGLFYSFEPPSDQPTYDEFMADVEVRAAHNVLEACAQTNTIDKVVFTSSATTVLWNDSHRKAPDLDERNWSDLNFCRKFKLWQALSKTLAEKTAWALAMDRSINLVTVNGGLLMSPDLTITNPYLKGAAEMYEDGVFVTVDLRFIVDTHIHVFEDITSYGRYLCFNHVIKCNEDAVKLANTLLPPSESSLPQSLEDTRIHQQRISNKKLNKLMVDFDSKLRVD